A stretch of the Sphingomonas sp. CL5.1 genome encodes the following:
- a CDS encoding patatin-like phospholipase family protein: MADVEPRRRRSRALPLPDTVALVLQGGGALGSYQAGVIEALSAAAIEPDWVAGISIGAINAAIVAGNPPERRVERLRQFWNQATSWLPSFPILPDDMVREFVHEWSAGFVAMAGVPGFFGPRFIPPFMAVPGTPGALSFYDSTPLRDTLDEMVDWDLLNDGPVRLSVGAVDVESGNFRYFDTHDERIDARHVMASGALPPGLPPVEIDGRWYWDGGLVSNTPLQHVLDNQRAEMIVFQVDLFSAADERPRTIMDVLARAKEIAFSSRTRQVTDQMMRLRKERELVRRVLAKLPPELAADREVETLSAMAAEQPVSLVHLIYRANAWEGGARDFEFSTRTMREHWAAGREAVEATMANAELVAENILTGRTAAFDLAR, encoded by the coding sequence ATGGCAGATGTAGAACCCCGCCGCCGCCGCTCCCGCGCGCTGCCGTTGCCCGATACGGTGGCGCTGGTGCTGCAAGGCGGCGGCGCGCTCGGCAGCTATCAGGCCGGCGTGATCGAGGCGCTTAGCGCCGCCGCGATCGAGCCGGACTGGGTGGCCGGAATCTCAATCGGCGCGATCAACGCCGCGATCGTCGCGGGCAACCCGCCGGAGCGGCGTGTCGAGCGGCTGCGGCAATTCTGGAACCAGGCGACGAGCTGGCTGCCCAGCTTCCCGATCCTGCCCGACGACATGGTGCGCGAGTTCGTCCACGAATGGTCGGCCGGCTTCGTCGCGATGGCGGGGGTGCCGGGCTTCTTCGGCCCGCGCTTCATCCCGCCGTTCATGGCCGTGCCGGGGACGCCGGGGGCGCTGAGCTTCTACGATTCGACGCCGCTGCGCGACACGCTCGACGAGATGGTCGACTGGGATCTGCTCAACGACGGGCCGGTCCGGCTTTCGGTGGGCGCGGTCGATGTCGAGAGCGGCAATTTCCGCTATTTCGACACGCATGACGAGCGGATCGACGCGCGGCACGTGATGGCGTCCGGCGCGCTGCCGCCGGGCCTGCCGCCGGTCGAGATCGACGGGCGCTGGTATTGGGACGGCGGGCTGGTCTCCAATACCCCGCTCCAGCATGTGCTCGACAACCAGCGCGCGGAAATGATCGTCTTCCAGGTCGATCTGTTCTCCGCCGCCGACGAACGGCCGCGCACGATCATGGATGTGCTGGCGCGCGCCAAGGAGATCGCCTTCTCCAGCCGCACTCGGCAGGTGACCGACCAGATGATGCGCCTTCGGAAGGAGCGCGAACTGGTGCGCCGCGTGCTCGCCAAGCTGCCGCCGGAACTCGCCGCCGATCGCGAGGTCGAGACGCTGTCGGCGATGGCGGCGGAACAGCCGGTCAGCCTCGTCCACCTCATCTACCGCGCCAATGCGTGGGAGGGCGGCGCGCGCGACTTCGAATTTTCCACCCGCACGATGCGCGAGCATTGGGCGGCGGGCCGCGAGGCGGTGGAGGCCACGATGGCCAATGCCGAGCTGGTCGCGGAGAATATCCTCACCGGCCGCACCGCGGCCTTCGACCTGGCGAGATAG
- a CDS encoding F0F1 ATP synthase subunit B: MADLVLLSAAAEGAEHAADPALFGVLNGTVWVSIAMAAFLAIVIWKGGIRAVTGMLDRQIADIRKQLDDAKQLRAEAEALRDEYTRKIADAEKNAAEMATQAEHEAEAVVAQARLDAAELVQRRARMAQDKIAAAERAAIAEVRARTADAAAKAAAALIAERHGKDADKALIDRTIAGLSRPH; encoded by the coding sequence ATGGCTGATCTGGTTCTTCTCTCCGCTGCCGCCGAGGGCGCGGAGCATGCCGCCGATCCGGCGCTGTTCGGTGTGCTGAACGGCACCGTCTGGGTCTCGATCGCGATGGCCGCGTTCCTCGCGATCGTGATCTGGAAGGGCGGCATCCGCGCCGTCACCGGGATGCTCGATCGCCAGATCGCCGACATCCGCAAGCAGCTCGACGATGCGAAGCAACTTCGCGCCGAGGCGGAGGCGCTGCGCGACGAATATACGCGCAAGATCGCCGACGCCGAAAAGAACGCCGCCGAAATGGCGACGCAGGCGGAGCATGAGGCCGAGGCGGTCGTCGCGCAGGCCAGGCTCGACGCCGCCGAACTGGTGCAGCGCCGCGCCCGGATGGCGCAGGACAAGATCGCCGCTGCCGAGCGCGCCGCGATTGCCGAGGTTCGCGCCAGGACCGCTGACGCTGCGGCGAAAGCGGCGGCTGCACTGATCGCCGAGCGCCACGGCAAGGACGCGGACAAGGCGCTGATCGACCGCACCATCGCCGGGCTGAGCCGTCCGCACTGA
- a CDS encoding DUF4893 domain-containing protein has protein sequence MSLLFGLAALAACQAAAPDAAAAVVPEHAASERADTCGGAEVAWRRAATQNDRVRLRNWRTSWLDAVAKAKSDGGAEAIARDDALYDPDRALDHPIPPAGDYRCRIVKLGAKRAVNKDFVELPASACTVGRNGDETWFTINEGKQRPIGRFFAGPPGRGVFLGTLELGDERLPLEYGLDARRDMIAYLDRVGDARWRLIVPQPHFDSIAELVEIVPAR, from the coding sequence GTGAGCCTGTTGTTCGGTCTTGCCGCGCTGGCGGCGTGTCAGGCCGCCGCGCCCGACGCGGCCGCCGCCGTGGTACCCGAACATGCGGCCTCCGAGCGCGCCGACACCTGCGGCGGCGCGGAGGTGGCGTGGCGCCGCGCGGCGACGCAGAACGATCGCGTGCGGCTGCGCAACTGGCGTACCTCATGGCTGGACGCGGTGGCGAAAGCCAAGAGCGACGGCGGGGCGGAGGCGATCGCGCGGGACGATGCGCTCTACGATCCCGATCGCGCGCTCGATCATCCGATCCCGCCCGCCGGCGATTATCGCTGCCGGATCGTCAAGCTCGGCGCGAAGCGGGCGGTGAACAAGGATTTCGTGGAGCTGCCGGCGAGCGCCTGCACCGTGGGGCGCAACGGCGACGAGACGTGGTTCACGATCAACGAGGGAAAGCAGCGCCCGATCGGCCGCTTCTTCGCCGGCCCGCCGGGGCGCGGCGTGTTCCTCGGCACGCTGGAGCTGGGCGACGAGCGCCTTCCGCTCGAATATGGGCTGGATGCGCGGCGCGACATGATCGCCTATCTCGATCGCGTAGGTGACGCGCGGTGGCGGCTGATCGTGCCGCAGCCGCATTTCGACTCGATCGCCGAGCTGGTGGAGATCGTCCCGGCGCGCTGA
- a CDS encoding ATPase — MPQISQLAATYASQIFWLLLTFGIVFFIVGRGMLPRVQKTIDSRDRSIADDLAAASRARDEADKAEEAWRQRDHANREKAQALVAEARARAAKATEATLHAANEEQVAKIAAGEAEVRAATTRALDEIEAVAAEAAQDIVARVSGASVTVDEARGAVKAAMANG, encoded by the coding sequence ATGCCACAGATATCCCAGCTCGCCGCCACTTATGCGTCGCAGATCTTCTGGCTGCTGCTGACGTTCGGCATCGTCTTCTTCATCGTGGGTCGCGGGATGCTGCCCAGGGTGCAGAAGACGATCGATTCGCGCGACAGGTCGATCGCCGACGATCTCGCCGCCGCCAGCCGTGCGCGCGACGAAGCCGACAAGGCGGAGGAAGCGTGGCGCCAACGCGACCATGCCAATCGCGAGAAGGCGCAGGCGCTTGTCGCCGAGGCGCGCGCCCGCGCCGCCAAGGCGACCGAGGCGACGCTCCACGCCGCCAACGAGGAGCAGGTCGCGAAGATCGCCGCCGGCGAGGCGGAGGTCCGCGCGGCCACCACCCGTGCGCTAGACGAGATCGAGGCGGTGGCCGCCGAGGCCGCGCAGGATATCGTCGCCCGCGTCTCCGGTGCTAGCGTGACGGTGGACGAGGCGAGGGGGGCCGTGAAGGCGGCGATGGCGAATGGCTGA
- a CDS encoding peptidylprolyl isomerase, giving the protein MLGFFRRITNSKIGLVITFVTLGMIALAFAAGDVTGLSAGSGGMTKTTVARIGNVTIGEAQLKQRVGDQLNEIHQQNPGVDMPTFVANGGVEGVLDQLITGIALEKFGQDQGMAVSRALVGSELQSIPALIGPTGKFDQAAYERILQQRHMTDKQVQGEIAQTTMARFLLASTVGAAQLPESIALPYASLLLERRTGQVALIPAAAMAAGPAPTDAEVQDFYKRNVANYTVPERRVIRYARVTAEMMKAQAQPSDAEIAQAYNNNRARYAAKEKRSLTQVVVLDQKAAEALAAKAKAGSIAEAARAAGLEPRTISGIEKSAYAAQTSAAAADAAFGAAKGAMIGPVKGGIGFVVARIDSIEQVPAKSLAEARDEIVKVLTQQKLVEALSKVHDKLDDAIADNANFSELVADNKLTAATTPALTATGLNPDDPAARPDPALAEIVKAGFAAEEGDSPTMVQLGPDGSFALVALDRVVHAAPRPLDKVRETVAKDFAADRARKAARQVAAAALAKVQKGTPLTQALAGVSGAAVRPIDGMRGQIASRQGVDPALALMFSLPGGSARLLEAPNNAGWMIVKVDTIVGGDAAKTPQLIASTRQQIGSLVGREYAEQFTNAVKAELKVVRNAAEIARIKADLSGKDAGNQ; this is encoded by the coding sequence ATGCTCGGTTTCTTCCGGCGGATCACCAATTCAAAGATCGGGCTGGTCATCACCTTCGTCACCCTGGGCATGATCGCGCTCGCCTTCGCGGCCGGCGACGTGACCGGGCTGAGCGCCGGCAGCGGCGGCATGACCAAGACCACCGTCGCGCGGATCGGCAATGTCACGATCGGCGAGGCGCAGCTCAAGCAGCGCGTCGGCGACCAGCTCAACGAGATCCACCAGCAGAACCCCGGCGTCGACATGCCGACCTTCGTCGCCAACGGCGGCGTGGAGGGGGTGCTGGACCAGCTCATCACCGGCATCGCGCTGGAGAAGTTCGGGCAGGATCAGGGTATGGCCGTCAGCCGCGCGCTGGTCGGCAGCGAGTTGCAGAGCATCCCCGCGCTGATCGGCCCGACCGGCAAGTTCGATCAGGCCGCCTATGAGCGCATCCTCCAGCAGCGCCACATGACCGACAAGCAGGTGCAGGGGGAGATCGCGCAGACCACGATGGCGCGCTTCCTGCTCGCCTCGACGGTCGGCGCGGCGCAGCTCCCGGAATCGATCGCGCTGCCCTATGCCTCGCTGCTGCTCGAGCGGCGCACCGGTCAGGTCGCGCTGATCCCCGCCGCCGCGATGGCCGCCGGCCCCGCGCCGACCGACGCCGAGGTGCAGGATTTCTACAAGCGCAACGTCGCCAATTATACCGTGCCGGAGCGCCGCGTGATCCGCTACGCCCGCGTCACCGCCGAAATGATGAAGGCGCAGGCGCAGCCGAGCGACGCGGAGATCGCGCAGGCCTATAACAACAACCGCGCCCGCTATGCCGCGAAGGAAAAGCGTTCGCTGACGCAGGTCGTCGTGCTCGACCAGAAGGCCGCCGAGGCGCTCGCCGCCAAGGCGAAAGCCGGCTCGATCGCCGAGGCCGCGCGCGCCGCCGGGCTGGAGCCGCGCACGATCAGCGGGATCGAGAAATCGGCCTATGCCGCGCAGACCTCCGCCGCCGCCGCCGACGCCGCGTTCGGCGCCGCGAAGGGCGCGATGATCGGCCCGGTCAAGGGCGGGATCGGCTTCGTCGTCGCCAGGATCGATTCGATCGAGCAGGTGCCCGCCAAGTCGCTCGCCGAAGCGCGTGACGAGATCGTCAAGGTGCTGACGCAGCAGAAGCTGGTCGAGGCGCTGAGCAAGGTCCACGACAAACTGGACGACGCCATCGCCGACAACGCCAATTTCAGCGAGCTGGTGGCGGACAACAAGCTGACGGCCGCGACCACTCCCGCGCTCACCGCCACCGGCCTCAACCCCGACGACCCCGCCGCCAGGCCCGATCCCGCGCTGGCCGAGATCGTCAAGGCCGGCTTCGCAGCGGAAGAGGGCGATTCGCCGACGATGGTGCAGCTCGGGCCTGACGGCAGCTTCGCGCTGGTCGCGCTCGATCGCGTGGTCCACGCCGCGCCGCGCCCGCTCGACAAGGTGCGCGAGACGGTGGCGAAGGATTTCGCCGCCGATCGCGCGCGCAAGGCGGCGCGTCAGGTGGCCGCGGCGGCGCTCGCCAAGGTGCAGAAGGGCACGCCGCTGACGCAGGCGCTGGCGGGCGTGAGCGGCGCGGCGGTGCGCCCGATCGACGGGATGCGCGGGCAGATCGCCTCGCGGCAGGGTGTCGACCCTGCGCTGGCGCTGATGTTCAGCCTGCCGGGCGGCAGCGCGCGGCTGCTGGAGGCACCGAACAATGCCGGCTGGATGATCGTCAAGGTCGACACGATCGTCGGCGGAGACGCGGCCAAGACGCCGCAGCTCATCGCCTCCACTCGCCAGCAGATCGGCAGCCTGGTCGGCCGCGAATATGCCGAGCAGTTCACCAATGCCGTGAAGGCGGAGCTGAAAGTAGTGCGCAACGCCGCCGAGATCGCCCGGATCAAGGCCGACCTGTCGGGCAAGGATGCGGGCAATCAGTAA
- a CDS encoding acyl-CoA dehydrogenase C-terminal domain-containing protein, with protein sequence MPQYTPPVRDTRFVLDHVVRLGNYANLPPFAPATPDMVDAVLEEGGRFVAEVLFPINQSGDLEGCTRHPDGSVTTPKGVKEAYAKFVESGWGTLSAPEEFGGQNMPHVVSTAFQEYMISSNMAFAMYPGLAHGAIAALMVKGSPEQQRTYLPKMVSGQWGGTMNLTEPQCGTDLGLIKTKAEPQADGSYNVTGTKIFISAGEHDLTENIIHLVLAKTPGAPDSSKGISLFVVPKFLVNADGSLGERNAVSCGSIEHKMGIHANATCVMNYDGAKGWLVGEEMKGLAAMFIMMNAARLGVGLQGLAVGETAYQNAVVYAGDRRQGRALTGPAEPNEKADPLFVHPDVRRMLMHGKAWTEGLRALCLWGGLLVDLEHGAATEEERQSAADLIGLLTPVIKGVGTDKGYEIATNAQQVYGGHGYIQEWGMEQYVRDARIAMIYEGTNGVQAMDLVGRKLAMNGGRAVQAFFALVAGECAAAKGDAATADLATRLEKALGEMQAATMWFMGNMANPNNIGAGAVPYMHLTGLVAVGLMWLRMAKAAVDLKAAGEGDAAFLDAKLVTARFFAERMLPDAGSLRRQIEGGADAVMAIPPEMFRAG encoded by the coding sequence ATGCCGCAATATACGCCCCCCGTGCGCGATACGCGCTTCGTGCTCGACCATGTCGTCAGGCTCGGCAATTATGCGAACCTCCCGCCCTTCGCCCCCGCGACGCCGGACATGGTGGACGCGGTGCTGGAGGAAGGCGGCCGCTTCGTCGCCGAGGTGCTGTTCCCGATCAACCAGTCGGGCGATCTGGAGGGCTGCACGCGCCATCCGGATGGCAGCGTGACGACGCCGAAGGGGGTCAAGGAAGCCTATGCGAAGTTCGTCGAATCCGGCTGGGGCACGCTTTCCGCGCCGGAGGAGTTCGGCGGGCAGAACATGCCGCATGTCGTCTCGACGGCGTTTCAGGAATATATGATCTCCTCGAACATGGCCTTCGCCATGTATCCGGGGCTGGCGCATGGCGCGATCGCGGCGCTGATGGTGAAAGGCTCGCCCGAGCAGCAGCGCACCTATCTGCCGAAGATGGTGTCCGGCCAGTGGGGCGGCACGATGAACCTGACGGAGCCGCAATGCGGCACCGACCTCGGCCTCATAAAGACCAAGGCAGAGCCGCAGGCCGACGGATCGTACAACGTCACCGGCACCAAGATCTTCATCTCGGCCGGCGAGCACGACCTGACCGAGAACATCATCCATCTCGTGCTCGCCAAGACGCCGGGCGCGCCGGACAGCTCCAAGGGCATCTCGCTGTTCGTGGTGCCGAAGTTCCTCGTCAATGCGGACGGCTCGCTCGGCGAGCGCAACGCGGTGTCGTGCGGCTCGATCGAGCACAAGATGGGCATCCACGCCAACGCCACCTGCGTGATGAACTATGACGGCGCGAAGGGCTGGCTGGTCGGCGAGGAGATGAAGGGCCTCGCCGCGATGTTCATCATGATGAACGCGGCGCGGCTCGGCGTCGGCTTGCAGGGCCTCGCGGTGGGCGAGACGGCCTATCAGAACGCGGTCGTCTATGCCGGCGACCGGCGGCAGGGCCGCGCGCTGACCGGCCCGGCCGAGCCGAACGAGAAGGCGGACCCCTTGTTCGTCCACCCGGACGTGCGGCGGATGCTGATGCACGGCAAGGCGTGGACCGAGGGGCTGCGCGCGCTGTGCCTGTGGGGCGGGCTGCTGGTCGATCTGGAGCATGGCGCGGCGACCGAGGAGGAGCGCCAGTCGGCCGCCGACCTGATCGGGCTGCTCACCCCGGTCATCAAGGGCGTCGGCACCGACAAGGGCTATGAGATCGCCACCAATGCGCAGCAGGTCTATGGAGGCCACGGCTACATCCAGGAATGGGGGATGGAGCAATATGTCCGCGATGCGCGGATCGCGATGATCTACGAAGGCACCAACGGCGTGCAGGCGATGGATCTCGTCGGCCGCAAGCTGGCGATGAACGGCGGTCGCGCGGTGCAGGCGTTCTTCGCGCTGGTGGCGGGCGAATGCGCGGCGGCGAAGGGCGATGCCGCGACCGCCGATCTCGCGACGCGGCTGGAGAAGGCGCTGGGCGAGATGCAGGCCGCGACGATGTGGTTCATGGGCAACATGGCCAACCCGAACAATATCGGCGCGGGCGCGGTGCCCTATATGCACCTCACCGGGCTGGTCGCGGTCGGGCTGATGTGGCTGCGCATGGCGAAGGCAGCGGTTGATCTGAAGGCGGCGGGGGAGGGCGATGCGGCGTTCCTCGACGCCAAGCTCGTCACCGCGCGCTTCTTCGCCGAGCGGATGCTGCCCGACGCCGGCTCGCTGCGGCGGCAGATCGAGGGCGGGGCGGATGCCGTGATGGCGATCCCGCCGGAGATGTTCCGGGCCGGGTGA
- a CDS encoding neutral zinc metallopeptidase: MRLDDFDPDINVEDQRGQSFGGGGFGGGGGMLLGLLPLIGSRFGCGGIVVVLLLLAVFGGLGNLGSMLGGGTGNTPQVQTGQRPPPGAGGATAACSVDASSRSACNAFSSADKTWAAIFSRSGERFQQPKLVFYSGMGQSGCGAAQSAMGPFYCPTDQGIYLDTSFFRELQDRFHAAGDFAQDYVIAHEFGHHIQNLLGTSEQVQRQQARSSEVEGNHLSVRLELQADCYAGVWAAQNRDRLDPGDVQEGMTAAQAIGDDTLQKEAQGRVVPDSFTHGTSAQRQAWLKRGLDSGDPAQCDTFSGAI; this comes from the coding sequence ATGCGGCTCGACGATTTCGACCCGGACATCAATGTCGAGGATCAGCGCGGCCAGAGCTTCGGCGGCGGCGGCTTTGGCGGCGGTGGCGGGATGCTGCTGGGGCTGCTGCCGCTGATCGGCAGCCGCTTCGGTTGCGGCGGCATCGTCGTCGTGCTCCTGCTGCTGGCGGTGTTCGGCGGGCTGGGCAACCTCGGGTCGATGCTCGGCGGCGGGACCGGCAACACGCCGCAGGTGCAGACCGGCCAGCGCCCGCCGCCCGGCGCGGGCGGCGCGACGGCGGCCTGCTCGGTCGACGCATCGAGCCGCTCCGCCTGCAATGCGTTCAGCTCGGCGGACAAGACCTGGGCGGCGATCTTCTCCCGCTCGGGCGAGCGGTTCCAGCAGCCGAAGCTCGTCTTCTATTCCGGCATGGGCCAGTCCGGCTGCGGCGCGGCGCAATCGGCGATGGGGCCGTTCTATTGCCCGACCGATCAGGGCATCTACCTCGACACCAGCTTCTTCCGCGAGTTGCAGGATCGCTTCCACGCCGCCGGCGATTTCGCGCAGGATTACGTGATCGCGCACGAATTCGGCCATCACATCCAGAACCTGCTCGGCACCTCGGAGCAGGTGCAGCGCCAGCAGGCGCGGTCAAGCGAGGTGGAGGGCAACCATCTGTCGGTGCGGCTGGAGTTGCAGGCGGATTGCTATGCCGGCGTGTGGGCCGCGCAGAACCGCGACCGGCTCGATCCGGGCGACGTGCAGGAGGGCATGACCGCCGCGCAGGCGATCGGCGACGACACGCTGCAAAAGGAAGCGCAGGGCCGCGTCGTGCCCGACAGCTTCACCCACGGCACCTCGGCGCAGCGGCAGGCGTGGCTGAAGCGCGGGCTGGACAGCGGCGACCCGGCGCAGTGCGATACGTTCTCTGGGGCGATCTGA
- a CDS encoding 3-hydroxybutyrate dehydrogenase, with translation MFLKGKSAIVTGSTSGIGLALAKALAAEGAAVVINGFGDADAIEKERAGLAALSGAQALYDAADMTKPDEIEAMVRRAHDELGGPDIIINNAGIQHVAPVDQFPIDKWNAIIAINLTSAFHMMRAAVPFMRAKKWGRIISTASAHSKVASPNKSAYVAAKHGIDGLTQTVALETATDGITVNCISPGYVWTPLVENQIPDTMKARGLTREQVMNDVLLAAQPTKQFVTPEQVAAFAVFLCRDEAAQVTGANLSIDGGWTAA, from the coding sequence ATGTTTCTCAAGGGCAAGAGCGCGATCGTCACCGGTTCGACCTCCGGCATCGGCCTCGCGCTCGCCAAGGCGCTGGCGGCCGAAGGCGCGGCGGTGGTGATCAACGGCTTCGGCGATGCCGATGCGATCGAGAAGGAACGCGCCGGGCTGGCGGCGCTGAGCGGCGCGCAGGCGCTGTACGATGCGGCCGACATGACGAAGCCCGATGAGATCGAGGCCATGGTCCGCCGCGCGCATGATGAGCTTGGCGGGCCGGATATCATCATCAACAACGCCGGCATCCAGCATGTCGCGCCGGTCGACCAGTTTCCGATCGACAAATGGAACGCGATCATCGCGATCAACCTGACCAGCGCGTTCCACATGATGCGCGCCGCGGTGCCGTTCATGCGCGCGAAGAAATGGGGGCGGATCATCTCCACCGCCTCGGCGCACAGCAAGGTCGCCAGCCCCAACAAGTCGGCTTATGTCGCCGCCAAGCACGGCATCGACGGGCTGACCCAGACGGTGGCGCTGGAGACCGCTACCGACGGCATCACCGTCAATTGCATCTCGCCCGGCTATGTCTGGACGCCGCTGGTCGAGAACCAGATCCCGGACACGATGAAGGCGCGTGGGCTGACGCGCGAGCAGGTGATGAACGACGTGCTGCTCGCCGCCCAGCCGACCAAGCAGTTCGTCACGCCAGAGCAGGTCGCGGCGTTTGCGGTGTTCCTTTGCCGCGACGAGGCGGCGCAGGTCACCGGCGCGAACCTCTCGATCGACGGCGGCTGGACGGCGGCGTGA
- the hisI gene encoding phosphoribosyl-AMP cyclohydrolase: MSDPRESGLALDPKYDANGLVTAVVTDRVGGGVLMVAHMNAEALAATLASGEATFWSRSRGRLWKKGETSGNVLRVAEIRIDCDQDALWLIADPAGPACHTGAPSCFYRRIADGALERVD; this comes from the coding sequence ATGAGCGACCCACGCGAATCGGGCCTTGCCCTCGATCCGAAATATGATGCCAACGGACTCGTCACGGCGGTCGTCACCGATCGCGTCGGTGGCGGGGTGCTGATGGTCGCGCATATGAACGCCGAGGCGCTGGCGGCGACGCTCGCCAGCGGCGAGGCGACCTTCTGGTCGCGCAGCCGAGGACGGCTGTGGAAGAAGGGCGAGACCTCCGGCAACGTGTTGCGCGTCGCGGAAATCCGGATCGATTGCGATCAGGACGCTTTGTGGCTGATCGCCGATCCCGCCGGCCCGGCCTGCCACACCGGCGCGCCGAGTTGCTTCTATCGCCGCATCGCCGATGGCGCGTTGGAGCGCGTCGATTGA
- the trpE gene encoding anthranilate synthase component I — protein sequence MRAISNPAEGALATGRPALVWRRRVADTETPVAAALKLIEPGRGDFLLESVEGGSVRGQHSLIGLAPDLVFRARGDSAAINRHWLTDRDAFAPCPEPTLAALRRLVADCRADVPAELPRALACLVGYFGYETIALAENLAVPEADPLGLPDMMFVRPTVILVFDRLADALFLVAPVWPDAARGAAAIVAEAEERLDAVEARLATAGLPPRVTGEPAEVALTPVLAPGRYGEMVARAKEYIAAGDIFQVVLAQRFTAPFALPPFELYRALRRINPSPFLYHLDLPGFALIGSSPEILVRARDGEVTIRPIAGTRPRGRTASEDEANRASLLADPKERAEHLMLLDLGRNDVGRVATAGSVTVTDSYMVEFYSHVMHIVSNVVGRLDPSHDAIDALLAGFPAGTVSGAPKVRACQIIAELEQEKRGAYAGGVGYFSPDGSMDSCIVLRTAVVKDGTIHMQAGAGIVADSDPAYEQRECEAKASALVAAAREAIAQASAADFGQ from the coding sequence ATGCGGGCAATCAGTAATCCAGCCGAAGGCGCGCTCGCGACCGGGCGCCCCGCGCTGGTGTGGCGGCGGCGCGTCGCCGATACCGAGACGCCGGTCGCCGCCGCGCTCAAGCTGATCGAGCCGGGGCGCGGCGACTTCCTGCTCGAATCGGTCGAGGGCGGGTCGGTGCGCGGGCAGCACAGCCTGATCGGCCTCGCGCCCGATCTCGTGTTCCGCGCGCGGGGCGACAGCGCCGCGATCAACCGCCACTGGCTGACCGACCGCGACGCTTTCGCCCCCTGCCCCGAGCCGACGCTGGCGGCGCTGCGCCGGCTGGTCGCGGATTGCCGCGCCGATGTGCCGGCGGAGCTGCCGCGAGCGCTCGCCTGCCTCGTCGGCTATTTCGGCTATGAGACGATCGCGCTGGCGGAAAACCTCGCCGTGCCGGAAGCCGATCCGCTCGGGCTGCCCGACATGATGTTCGTGCGGCCGACGGTGATCCTGGTGTTCGACCGGCTGGCCGATGCGCTGTTCCTCGTCGCGCCCGTCTGGCCGGACGCGGCGCGCGGCGCCGCCGCGATCGTCGCCGAGGCGGAGGAGCGGCTCGATGCGGTCGAGGCGCGCCTCGCCACCGCCGGCCTGCCGCCGCGCGTGACGGGCGAACCGGCGGAAGTGGCGCTCACGCCCGTGCTCGCGCCCGGCCGCTATGGCGAGATGGTCGCGCGGGCGAAGGAATATATCGCGGCCGGCGACATCTTCCAGGTCGTGCTGGCGCAGCGCTTCACCGCGCCCTTCGCGCTGCCGCCGTTCGAGCTTTACCGCGCGCTCCGGCGGATCAACCCGTCGCCGTTCCTCTATCACCTCGATCTGCCGGGATTCGCGCTGATCGGCTCCAGCCCGGAAATCCTCGTCCGCGCGCGCGACGGCGAGGTGACGATCCGCCCGATCGCCGGCACCCGCCCGCGCGGCAGGACCGCCAGCGAGGACGAGGCGAACCGCGCCAGCCTGCTTGCCGATCCCAAGGAGCGCGCCGAGCATCTGATGCTGCTCGATCTCGGCCGCAACGACGTCGGCCGCGTCGCGACGGCGGGCAGCGTCACGGTGACCGACAGCTATATGGTCGAATTCTACAGCCATGTGATGCACATCGTGTCGAACGTGGTCGGCCGGCTCGATCCGTCGCACGACGCGATCGACGCGCTGCTCGCCGGCTTTCCGGCCGGCACGGTCAGCGGCGCGCCCAAGGTACGCGCCTGCCAGATCATCGCCGAACTGGAGCAGGAGAAGCGCGGCGCCTATGCCGGTGGCGTCGGCTATTTCTCGCCGGACGGGTCGATGGATTCGTGCATCGTGCTGCGCACCGCCGTGGTGAAGGACGGGACGATCCACATGCAGGCCGGCGCGGGCATCGTCGCGGATTCGGACCCGGCCTATGAGCAGCGCGAATGCGAGGCCAAGGCCAGCGCGCTCGTCGCCGCCGCGCGCGAGGCGATCGCGCAGGCCAGCGCGGCGGACTTCGGGCAATAA
- a CDS encoding MerR family DNA-binding transcriptional regulator, whose protein sequence is MSSVSAYAPIPSLPDRTSFTITDLAAEFDVTPRALRFYEDEGLIAPERRGTARIYSHRDRARLAWILRGKRVGFSLAEIREMIDLYDIDDGRHTQRAVTIERCRARIATLEAQKKDIDAAIDELGEFVALLETGATREA, encoded by the coding sequence ATGTCGAGCGTCTCCGCCTACGCCCCGATACCGTCGCTGCCCGATCGCACCAGCTTCACGATCACCGATCTCGCCGCCGAGTTCGACGTCACGCCGCGCGCGCTGCGTTTTTACGAGGACGAGGGGTTGATCGCGCCGGAGCGGCGCGGCACCGCGCGCATCTATTCGCATCGCGATCGCGCGCGGCTGGCGTGGATATTGCGCGGCAAGCGCGTCGGCTTCAGCCTCGCGGAGATCCGCGAGATGATCGACCTCTACGACATCGACGACGGCCGCCACACCCAGCGCGCCGTCACCATCGAGCGTTGCCGCGCGCGCATCGCCACGCTGGAAGCGCAGAAGAAGGACATCGACGCCGCGATCGACGAACTGGGCGAATTCGTCGCCTTGCTCGAAACCGGCGCAACCAGGGAAGCCTGA